In Nocardia yunnanensis, one DNA window encodes the following:
- a CDS encoding TetR/AcrR family transcriptional regulator — MNRTRDEFAGAGSRTRNSPLTRAEVLAAALEIIDDGGVDRLSMRRLGRALGCDPMALYRQAASKSAVLDGVVEVMLGQLTVDISDPDWRHQLRLIARDFRRIAVGHPNAVPLLVTHPLATPLGLRPLGTLRPLERILSLLTKADFTGADALHIYRALFGFLYGHVLTELQEIVEHPEESTDLLRLGLYRLPIGEFPLLRGLASDLADYDGVGELERGLDILLTGLAITTPPASKT, encoded by the coding sequence ATGAACCGAACACGCGATGAGTTCGCGGGTGCGGGCTCACGAACCCGCAACAGCCCACTCACCCGGGCGGAGGTCCTGGCGGCCGCGCTCGAGATCATCGATGACGGCGGTGTGGATCGGTTGTCCATGCGCCGTCTCGGCCGAGCGCTCGGCTGCGATCCGATGGCGCTCTACCGGCAAGCCGCCAGCAAATCCGCCGTGCTCGATGGGGTCGTCGAGGTCATGCTGGGCCAGCTCACCGTCGACATCTCCGATCCGGACTGGCGACATCAACTGCGGCTGATCGCGCGAGACTTCCGCCGCATCGCGGTCGGCCACCCGAATGCGGTGCCGTTGTTGGTTACTCATCCACTGGCCACACCACTCGGTTTGCGCCCGCTCGGCACCCTGCGACCGCTGGAACGCATCCTGAGCCTGCTCACCAAGGCCGACTTCACCGGAGCCGATGCCCTGCACATCTACCGGGCCCTGTTCGGATTCCTCTACGGCCATGTCCTCACCGAACTGCAGGAGATCGTCGAACATCCCGAGGAGTCGACCGATCTGCTGCGCTTGGGCCTGTACCGCCTGCCGATCGGCGAGTTCCCGCTGCTCCGCGGTCTCGCCTCCGATCTGGCCGACTACGACGGCGTCGGAGAGCTCGAGCGCGGCCTCGATATCCTGCTCACCGGCCTCGCCATCACCACGCCACCGGCATCGAAGACCTGA
- a CDS encoding DUF5994 family protein translates to MRLELNPGGAGSLDGLWWPRSRDLADELPDLLATLLPRLGPIHRVIYHLDEWSSAARKLEFGGRQIRLDGYRRLPARTLEVLAVSAGTRLTLQILAPLADFDMTAAQQRWDSEGGAAAYDQARTSVRNQAVSSDIPHASTSKAGNCP, encoded by the coding sequence TTGCGGCTCGAACTCAATCCCGGCGGCGCCGGGTCCCTCGACGGGCTCTGGTGGCCACGCAGCCGCGACCTCGCCGACGAGCTTCCCGATTTGCTCGCGACGCTCCTGCCCCGGCTCGGGCCCATCCACCGCGTGATCTATCACCTCGACGAATGGAGCTCCGCGGCAAGAAAACTAGAGTTCGGCGGACGACAGATACGACTCGACGGCTACCGGCGCCTACCCGCCCGAACCCTCGAGGTCCTCGCGGTCAGTGCCGGCACCCGGCTGACACTCCAGATCCTCGCACCGCTCGCCGACTTCGACATGACCGCCGCGCAGCAGCGTTGGGATTCCGAAGGCGGAGCGGCAGCGTACGACCAAGCGAGGACCAGCGTCCGGAACCAAGCAGTGTCGTCAGATATCCCACATGCCTCTACGTCGAAAGCAGGCAATTGCCCATGA
- a CDS encoding DUF5994 family protein, with protein MTDDWRGSPVADPVSSRTQPFPIPTRTPRLLLRGSGTRSGDVDGAWWPWTTNLTAELHDLISALTPRLGSIARIGFDWNTKSLDQRRIDHDDGVELHGPGIDQPPDLMRLTGTDGGSLTLLVIPFDTPIQQADDQMRRAARR; from the coding sequence ATGACCGACGACTGGCGCGGATCCCCGGTCGCCGACCCGGTGTCGAGCCGGACGCAGCCCTTCCCGATTCCGACCCGAACGCCCCGGCTGCTACTGCGGGGATCCGGCACCCGATCCGGAGACGTCGACGGCGCCTGGTGGCCATGGACCACCAACCTCACCGCCGAACTACACGATCTCATCAGCGCCCTCACCCCCCGCCTGGGTTCGATAGCGCGAATCGGATTCGATTGGAACACAAAGAGTCTCGACCAGCGCCGCATCGACCACGACGACGGTGTGGAGCTGCACGGGCCCGGCATCGACCAACCACCGGACCTCATGCGACTGACCGGGACGGACGGCGGCAGTCTGACACTGCTGGTCATCCCGTTCGACACACCAATCCAGCAAGCCGACGATCAGATGCGGCGGGCCGCGCGGCGCTGA
- a CDS encoding fatty acid desaturase family protein — translation MAITDVAVYAHLGPAEVESLGRELDEIRRDVEERRGARDARYIRRTIAFQRTLDAVSRLTIAVSRGRLGWMLGIAGLATAKSIENMEIGHNVGHGQWDWMNDPEIRSSTWEWDMAGLSSQWRYSHNFRHHMYTNVLGLDDDIGFGVLRVTTDQPWRRRFLLQPLQNLLLAATFEWGIALHDLYSERDRAETPAARTVETRALIRKIARQAGKDYVLVPSLSGRRWRRTLAANLMANTARNLWAYLVIFCGHFPDGAEKFTPAALEQETRADWYLRQMLGTANFDAGQVLAFVSGNLCYQIEHHLFPDLPSNRYAEIAVRVRALCGEYDIPYTTGPLLRQYLQTLRIINSLALPDNVPTAVSPDCAPDRNRHGRNGSSVDFHTGWRALRTVAAQLPWSAARA, via the coding sequence ATGGCAATCACCGACGTCGCCGTATACGCGCATCTGGGTCCCGCCGAGGTCGAATCGCTCGGGCGTGAGCTCGACGAGATCCGCCGCGATGTCGAGGAGCGGCGCGGAGCGCGGGATGCGCGATATATCCGGCGCACCATCGCATTTCAACGCACGCTCGACGCCGTGTCACGACTGACGATCGCCGTCAGCCGGGGCAGGCTCGGCTGGATGCTCGGCATCGCCGGGTTGGCGACCGCCAAGAGCATCGAGAACATGGAGATCGGCCACAATGTCGGCCACGGTCAGTGGGATTGGATGAACGATCCCGAAATTCGTTCCAGCACCTGGGAATGGGACATGGCGGGGCTGTCCTCGCAATGGCGGTACTCGCACAACTTCCGCCATCACATGTACACGAACGTGCTCGGCCTGGACGACGACATCGGCTTCGGAGTCCTGCGGGTGACCACCGACCAGCCGTGGCGGCGGCGCTTCCTGCTGCAACCGCTGCAGAATCTGTTGCTGGCGGCCACTTTCGAATGGGGCATCGCCCTGCACGATCTCTACTCCGAGCGCGATCGTGCCGAGACCCCGGCCGCGCGGACCGTCGAGACCAGGGCGCTGATCCGCAAGATCGCTCGACAGGCGGGCAAGGACTATGTCCTCGTCCCGAGCCTGAGCGGACGGCGCTGGCGCCGCACCCTCGCCGCGAATCTGATGGCCAATACGGCACGCAACCTCTGGGCGTACCTGGTGATCTTCTGCGGCCACTTCCCCGACGGCGCGGAGAAATTCACGCCCGCGGCGCTGGAGCAGGAGACCAGAGCCGACTGGTATCTGCGGCAGATGCTCGGCACCGCGAACTTCGACGCCGGGCAGGTGCTGGCCTTTGTCAGCGGCAACCTCTGCTATCAGATCGAACATCACCTGTTCCCCGACCTGCCCAGTAACCGCTATGCCGAAATCGCGGTACGAGTTCGGGCGCTGTGCGGCGAATACGACATCCCGTACACCACCGGTCCCCTTCTACGTCAATACTTGCAGACCTTGCGCATCATCAACAGCCTCGCCCTTCCGGACAACGTCCCGACCGCCGTCTCACCCGACTGCGCACCGGACCGTAATCGCCACGGGCGCAACGGATCTTCAGTCGACTTCCACACCGGGTGGCGCGCGCTGCGCACGGTCGCCGCCCAGCTGCCCTGGTCGGCGGCCAGGGCCTGA
- a CDS encoding TetR/AcrR family transcriptional regulator C-terminal domain-containing protein, translating to MADKPTRRTRSGSIDGGLAGAGRGEGPITRAAVLAAALQIVDQDGVDGLSMRRLAEAVRRDPMVIYRHVPNKAAVLDGVAEVVFAQLSVDATDPDWMSQLRSVASDFRQLALDHPRVVPLLVTRPLATPLGLRPQAVLRPLEDILALLTRAGFAGPDALHIYRALFGFMYGHVLNELQEIVENPEETDDLLRLGLYRLPLGQFPLLRGLAPALADYDGAAELDRGLDILLTGLAGALSRGHDSTPPGSTP from the coding sequence ATGGCTGACAAGCCGACCCGCCGCACCCGATCCGGCTCCATCGACGGCGGCCTCGCCGGTGCCGGGCGGGGTGAGGGTCCGATTACGCGAGCGGCGGTGTTGGCGGCGGCCCTGCAGATCGTCGATCAGGATGGTGTGGACGGGCTGTCGATGCGGCGACTGGCCGAGGCGGTGCGGCGGGATCCGATGGTGATCTACCGGCATGTGCCGAACAAGGCGGCGGTGCTGGACGGCGTGGCCGAAGTTGTCTTCGCGCAGCTGTCGGTGGATGCCACGGACCCGGATTGGATGTCTCAATTGCGTTCGGTGGCAAGCGATTTCCGGCAGCTCGCGCTGGATCATCCCCGGGTGGTGCCGCTGCTGGTGACTCGGCCGCTGGCAACGCCGCTGGGTTTGCGCCCGCAGGCGGTGCTGCGGCCGCTCGAGGACATCCTCGCGCTGCTGACCCGCGCCGGATTCGCCGGACCCGATGCGTTGCACATCTATCGAGCCCTGTTCGGATTCATGTACGGGCATGTGCTCAATGAACTGCAGGAGATCGTGGAGAATCCCGAGGAGACCGACGATCTGCTGCGGCTGGGCCTGTACCGGCTGCCCCTCGGACAGTTCCCGCTGCTGCGCGGACTCGCGCCGGCGCTGGCGGACTACGACGGCGCGGCCGAACTGGATCGCGGCCTGGATATCCTGCTGACCGGCCTCGCCGGGGCGCTCTCACGCGGGCACGATTCGACTCCGCCTGGGTCTACGCCGTAA
- a CDS encoding ATP-binding protein, protein MSRAPIQWERAQQETCTIVSPRGLLDARSYRRFADDLLKFATAEDEPHALIVIVDGLRIGTEAVLTVFTRVADRLQDWPGIPLLLVADDNTVHQCLTRRALGNFVRIHSSLREALDAVDAPPPRRCACLHLAPGADCPQRARRFVDDVCEHWDIVGLRPTARLVTLELVENAFLHARVDGDIGLRLELRDSRLTIAVSDPDPHMAIPCDPDPQRRRFYGLHIVTRLTSTWGCTPQWLGGKVVWATLTLDQRATG, encoded by the coding sequence ATGTCCCGCGCGCCGATCCAGTGGGAGCGAGCCCAGCAGGAAACGTGCACGATCGTCTCGCCCCGCGGCCTTCTCGACGCCCGCTCCTACCGCCGATTCGCAGACGACCTGCTGAAGTTCGCCACCGCAGAGGACGAGCCACACGCACTCATCGTCATCGTCGACGGCCTGCGTATCGGGACCGAAGCGGTGCTGACCGTCTTCACCAGGGTTGCCGACCGCCTCCAGGACTGGCCCGGCATCCCCCTGCTACTCGTCGCCGACGACAACACAGTCCACCAATGCCTTACACGCCGCGCGCTCGGCAATTTCGTGCGTATTCATTCCTCGCTCCGTGAAGCACTCGACGCCGTCGACGCCCCTCCCCCGCGTCGCTGCGCCTGCCTCCATCTGGCGCCCGGAGCCGACTGCCCGCAACGCGCACGCCGGTTCGTCGACGATGTCTGCGAGCACTGGGACATCGTCGGGCTCCGCCCGACCGCCCGGCTGGTAACGCTGGAACTGGTCGAGAACGCCTTCCTACACGCCCGCGTCGACGGCGATATCGGCCTGCGCCTGGAACTTCGCGACAGCAGGCTCACCATCGCCGTCAGCGACCCCGACCCGCACATGGCCATCCCCTGCGACCCCGATCCGCAGCGCCGACGGTTCTACGGCCTGCACATCGTCACCCGCCTGACCAGCACCTGGGGCTGCACACCCCAATGGCTCGGCGGGAAAGTCGTATGGGCCACCCTCACCCTCGACCAGCGCGCAACCGGATAA
- a CDS encoding oxygenase MpaB family protein yields MTFDPTTLRREDYGFFGPDSPSWKVWTAPTAVIGFQRAVALEFFDPFLTASVADTGKIYADPRGRLDATFAYFLIVAIGDSRTAIQASEHLMDIHAKSSGIEPITGKRYSPNAPETQLWIHITGWQSVLKAYEEFGPGLTPEEEARYWQECRIAAELQTCKPEDVPVTREGIRDYYANVRARLCTSERANEGMHQMLFTSPRNGAGWTYALGARLLSLASIATLPRWMRKLGGFDRPAIVDFLVKPIGRVLVWLFTLFDKKGLILAAPLIAPMAGQILQQHLKRELPTRLETVSPAAARELYGTRGRRNITAAG; encoded by the coding sequence GTGACCTTCGATCCGACCACTCTCCGCCGTGAGGACTACGGCTTCTTCGGCCCGGACTCGCCGAGCTGGAAGGTCTGGACCGCGCCCACCGCCGTGATCGGCTTCCAGCGCGCGGTCGCCCTCGAGTTCTTCGATCCGTTCCTGACCGCCTCGGTCGCCGACACGGGCAAGATCTACGCCGATCCGCGCGGCCGGCTGGATGCCACCTTCGCCTACTTCCTGATCGTGGCGATCGGCGACTCCCGCACCGCCATTCAGGCGTCGGAACACCTGATGGACATTCACGCCAAGAGTTCGGGCATCGAGCCCATCACGGGCAAGCGCTACAGCCCCAACGCCCCCGAGACCCAGCTGTGGATTCACATCACCGGCTGGCAGTCGGTGCTCAAGGCCTACGAGGAGTTCGGTCCCGGGCTGACTCCCGAGGAGGAGGCCCGTTACTGGCAGGAGTGCCGGATCGCGGCCGAACTGCAGACCTGCAAGCCCGAGGACGTGCCCGTCACCCGCGAGGGCATTCGCGACTACTACGCGAATGTCCGTGCGCGCCTGTGCACTTCGGAACGCGCCAACGAGGGCATGCATCAGATGCTGTTCACCTCGCCGCGCAACGGCGCGGGCTGGACCTACGCTCTCGGCGCGCGCCTGCTGTCGCTGGCCTCCATCGCCACGCTGCCCCGGTGGATGCGCAAGCTCGGCGGTTTCGATCGGCCCGCGATCGTCGACTTCCTGGTGAAACCCATTGGCCGCGTGCTGGTGTGGCTGTTCACGCTGTTCGACAAGAAGGGCCTGATCCTGGCCGCGCCGCTGATCGCGCCGATGGCGGGACAGATCCTGCAACAGCATCTGAAGCGGGAGCTGCCCACCAGGCTCGAGACGGTGAGCCCGGCCGCCGCCCGGGAGCTCTACGGCACGCGAGGCCGCCGAAATATCACCGCCGCGGGCTGA
- a CDS encoding TetR/AcrR family transcriptional regulator translates to MSETRATAARPRRRYAPRLPPEERRAQLLDAAFAVLERAELHELSMEAVAAEAGVGKPVLYTVFKTRAELVAALLERERERALDQVADTLPTDLLGADPVVAASATVEAFVDVALRNPTRWRLLLAGPGNAPDEYREAIRSSRAGIFDQAEALVRMGLIADPRWAGMDSGLLTNSLLTIAEMLGRLAVSDPEGYPRERIEGFVQAIVRLLVGGAS, encoded by the coding sequence GTGAGCGAAACCCGTGCGACGGCAGCGCGCCCGCGCAGACGCTATGCGCCCCGGCTGCCCCCGGAAGAGCGGCGCGCCCAACTGCTCGACGCCGCCTTCGCGGTGCTCGAGCGGGCCGAACTGCACGAACTGAGCATGGAGGCCGTCGCCGCCGAGGCGGGCGTCGGCAAACCGGTGCTCTACACCGTGTTCAAGACCCGCGCCGAACTCGTCGCCGCCCTGCTCGAACGCGAGCGCGAGCGCGCCCTCGACCAGGTCGCCGACACCCTGCCCACCGATCTGCTCGGCGCGGACCCGGTGGTGGCGGCCTCCGCGACGGTCGAGGCGTTCGTCGATGTGGCACTGCGCAATCCGACCCGCTGGCGGCTGCTGCTGGCCGGTCCCGGCAACGCGCCCGACGAGTATCGCGAGGCGATTCGCAGTTCCCGCGCGGGCATCTTCGATCAGGCCGAGGCGCTGGTGCGCATGGGGCTGATCGCCGATCCGCGCTGGGCCGGAATGGATTCCGGTCTGCTGACGAATTCGCTGCTGACCATTGCGGAGATGCTCGGGCGCTTGGCGGTCAGCGACCCGGAGGGCTATCCGCGCGAGCGCATCGAGGGTTTCGTGCAGGCCATCGTGCGGCTGCTGGTCGGCGGCGCGAGCTGA
- a CDS encoding PucR family transcriptional regulator, whose amino-acid sequence MAEADKFIEAWHERAVVLIANFAAGAPPYDALPTSMMDADFLPAAQLNIELFFRFLRTGEEPGETETDPLIARAVSLTRDGMPMAEALTNYRVGLTFIWTHVIGTPTAEEAAVAALSAFRLAQYVALLTSRIADACVEDVRQSRYDRIEQHRAIAEALLTGGDPYEWAEDAAITLVDSYVVAVIRLGDAPPGILTELRRRLAGIAGSFLYRDSGGWTTLLPLRAAADERAAIDSLADILRPKAATAKTALWVGVSAAPTRDRLPAAFAEARVLAETGRALRRPGMICRREEMVFDYAIATSGAVAGLARVLDPLDGQPMLAETLEVFILQDFNQNATARELSVHRNTVTYRLTRIAELTGYDPQTPAGISTLMGARVARQLGADAR is encoded by the coding sequence ATGGCGGAGGCCGACAAGTTCATCGAGGCCTGGCACGAGCGGGCGGTGGTGCTGATCGCGAACTTCGCGGCCGGTGCGCCACCCTACGACGCGTTGCCGACGTCCATGATGGACGCGGACTTCCTGCCGGCCGCGCAGCTCAATATCGAACTGTTCTTCCGATTCCTGCGCACCGGCGAGGAACCCGGCGAGACCGAGACCGATCCGCTGATCGCGCGCGCGGTCTCGCTCACCCGCGACGGCATGCCGATGGCCGAGGCGCTCACCAACTATCGGGTGGGACTCACCTTCATCTGGACCCACGTGATCGGCACCCCCACCGCGGAAGAGGCGGCGGTCGCGGCACTGAGCGCGTTCCGGCTGGCCCAGTACGTGGCGCTGCTGACCAGCCGCATCGCCGACGCCTGCGTGGAGGATGTGCGGCAGTCCCGCTACGACCGCATCGAACAGCATCGGGCGATCGCGGAGGCGCTGCTGACCGGCGGCGACCCCTACGAGTGGGCCGAGGACGCGGCGATCACCCTGGTGGATTCCTATGTGGTGGCGGTCATTCGGCTCGGCGACGCCCCGCCGGGCATCCTGACCGAACTGCGGCGGCGACTGGCCGGCATCGCGGGCAGCTTCCTCTACCGCGACAGCGGCGGCTGGACCACCCTGCTGCCGCTGCGCGCCGCCGCCGACGAGCGCGCCGCCATCGACAGCCTCGCCGACATTCTGCGCCCCAAGGCCGCCACCGCGAAAACCGCGCTGTGGGTGGGCGTTTCGGCCGCGCCCACCCGGGATCGGCTGCCCGCCGCGTTCGCCGAGGCGCGGGTGCTGGCCGAGACCGGGCGCGCGCTGCGGCGGCCGGGGATGATCTGCCGGCGCGAGGAGATGGTCTTCGACTACGCCATCGCCACCTCGGGTGCGGTCGCGGGTCTTGCGCGGGTGCTCGATCCGCTCGACGGGCAGCCGATGCTGGCCGAGACCCTGGAGGTGTTCATCCTGCAGGACTTCAACCAGAACGCCACCGCCCGTGAGCTTTCCGTGCATCGCAATACGGTGACCTATCGGCTCACCCGCATCGCGGAGCTGACCGGCTACGACCCGCAGACCCCGGCCGGGATCTCCACGCTCATGGGCGCGCGCGTCGCGCGGCAGCTGGGCGCGGACGCGCGCTGA
- a CDS encoding cytochrome P450, which translates to MITVTPTSTATLPDGPTTPAFVQGLEILAGRTRAWRRLHARYGSAFVVAMPRLGPTLVLSDPAEVKALFTTHTDLVDNIDVNLGQFLGPGSLFALRGEEHRKERKLLTPPFHGRRLAVYEALIEEEAVREMAGWPSGREFATMDSMMRITLNVILRAVFGAEGAEFDQLRVLLPKLVLVGSALAALPVPRKLFGRFGPWARFAAHRADYDRIVLRLIERAAADPNLGDRDDVLAMLLQARYDDGSAMTHQEIADELLTLLTAGHETTATSLAWTVERLRRHPHILERLVAETDAGGSALREAVLLETQRVRPVIDATARKVRADSLRLGRWTLSRGQHVLVSIRLMHDNPELFPNPRDFDPDRFVGARPGTFSWIPFGGGARRCIGAAFATMEMNVVLRVLLRDFTLETTDAPDERAHFRGVALAPAKKGRAVVHRRPPRPTVTDDSATGVHDGATGAHDGTRGEQVTA; encoded by the coding sequence ATGATCACAGTGACCCCCACGTCCACGGCGACACTGCCCGACGGACCCACCACGCCCGCCTTCGTTCAGGGCCTCGAGATTCTGGCCGGACGCACCCGGGCCTGGCGGCGACTGCACGCGCGTTACGGCTCGGCGTTCGTGGTGGCGATGCCGCGCCTCGGGCCGACGCTGGTGCTGTCGGACCCGGCCGAGGTGAAGGCGCTGTTCACCACGCACACCGATCTGGTCGACAATATCGACGTCAATCTCGGCCAATTCCTCGGTCCGGGTTCGCTTTTCGCGCTGCGCGGCGAGGAGCACCGCAAGGAGCGCAAGCTGCTGACCCCGCCGTTCCACGGGCGGCGGCTGGCGGTGTACGAGGCGCTGATCGAGGAGGAGGCCGTGCGCGAGATGGCCGGCTGGCCGTCGGGGCGCGAGTTCGCGACCATGGACTCGATGATGCGGATCACCCTCAACGTGATCCTGCGCGCGGTCTTCGGGGCCGAGGGCGCCGAATTCGACCAGCTACGGGTGCTGCTGCCGAAATTGGTGCTGGTCGGGTCCGCGCTGGCGGCACTGCCGGTGCCGCGCAAGCTGTTCGGGCGCTTCGGGCCGTGGGCGCGCTTCGCCGCGCACCGCGCCGACTACGACCGCATCGTGCTGCGCTTGATCGAGCGCGCGGCCGCCGACCCGAACCTGGGAGACCGCGACGACGTGCTCGCCATGCTGTTGCAGGCCCGCTACGACGACGGCTCGGCCATGACGCATCAGGAGATCGCCGACGAACTGCTCACCCTGCTCACCGCCGGGCACGAGACTACCGCCACCTCGCTGGCCTGGACCGTCGAACGGCTGCGGCGGCACCCGCACATTCTCGAACGCCTGGTCGCCGAGACCGACGCCGGCGGCTCCGCGCTGCGCGAGGCGGTGCTGCTCGAGACGCAGCGGGTGCGGCCGGTCATCGACGCCACCGCGCGCAAGGTGCGCGCCGACTCGCTGCGGCTGGGCCGCTGGACGCTGTCGCGCGGCCAGCACGTGCTGGTGAGCATCCGGCTCATGCACGACAATCCGGAATTGTTCCCCAACCCAAGGGATTTCGACCCGGATCGCTTCGTCGGCGCGCGCCCGGGGACCTTCAGCTGGATTCCGTTCGGCGGCGGCGCCCGTCGCTGCATCGGGGCGGCCTTCGCGACCATGGAGATGAATGTGGTCTTGCGCGTGCTGCTGCGGGACTTCACCCTGGAGACCACCGACGCCCCGGACGAGCGCGCCCACTTCCGCGGTGTCGCACTGGCTCCCGCGAAGAAGGGACGCGCCGTGGTCCACCGCCGCCCGCCCCGGCCGACGGTCACCGACGACAGCGCGACCGGTGTGCACGACGGCGCGACCGGTGCGCACGACGGCACGCGCGGCGAGCAGGTGACGGCATGA
- a CDS encoding alpha/beta fold hydrolase, with protein sequence MSEQTAEVGRGITLAYDRQGRGTPLLLIAGLGQQKHEWHDGLVDLLAERGYDVVRFDNRDVGRSTHAGFRPPGPADLLRKRWHPEQYDLGDLALDTVGLLDALRWRSAHLVGMSMGGMIAQIVAARYPDRVSSLTSIFSTTGALRVGRPALSTWARMFAKPATTRAEHTEAAVAMYRHIGSAGYPLDENRIRATAGITWDRDPRPAAGVGRQLAGILKSGNRTREVRTITAPTLVLHGDRDRMVAPSGGRVTAAAIPGARLHTLPGMGHDLPEALWPTLVELVDTHIRTTESRSSDASNH encoded by the coding sequence ATGAGCGAACAGACCGCCGAGGTCGGCCGCGGCATCACGCTGGCCTACGACCGGCAGGGCCGGGGGACCCCGCTGCTGCTGATCGCCGGACTCGGGCAGCAGAAACACGAATGGCACGACGGGCTCGTCGACCTGCTGGCCGAGCGCGGCTACGACGTGGTGCGCTTCGACAATCGCGATGTCGGCCGCTCCACGCACGCCGGATTCCGGCCGCCGGGGCCGGCGGATCTGCTCCGCAAGCGCTGGCACCCCGAACAATACGATCTCGGCGACCTGGCCCTCGACACCGTCGGACTGCTCGACGCGCTGCGGTGGCGCTCGGCGCATCTGGTCGGCATGTCGATGGGCGGGATGATCGCGCAGATCGTCGCGGCCCGCTACCCCGACCGGGTGTCGTCGCTGACCTCGATCTTCTCCACCACCGGCGCACTGCGGGTGGGCCGGCCGGCGCTGTCGACCTGGGCGCGCATGTTCGCCAAGCCCGCGACCACCCGCGCCGAGCACACCGAGGCCGCGGTCGCCATGTACCGGCATATCGGCTCGGCGGGATATCCTCTGGACGAGAACAGGATTCGCGCGACCGCCGGCATCACCTGGGATCGCGATCCGCGTCCGGCGGCCGGGGTCGGCCGGCAGCTCGCGGGAATCCTGAAGTCGGGCAATCGGACCCGGGAGGTGCGCACCATCACCGCTCCCACCCTGGTGCTGCACGGCGACCGCGATCGCATGGTCGCCCCGTCCGGCGGGCGGGTCACCGCCGCGGCGATTCCCGGCGCGCGCCTGCACACCCTGCCCGGTATGGGCCACGACCTGCCCGAGGCGCTGTGGCCCACCCTCGTCGAACTCGTCGACACCCACATCCGCACAACTGAATCCAGGAGTTCCGATGCCTCGAACCACTAG